The genomic stretch CGTCTACTGGGCTATGCGAGCCTCTCGGTCGAGACCGCGGGCTACGCGCCCGGACAGGAGGGCAGCGTCGGCTCCGAATCCGCCGTCCCGATCGCCGACCGGGAGACGACCTTGGGAATCGCCCGCGAGATCGAACCGTTCGAGGAGGTCGAGATCACGCGCCCGCCAAAGCGCGCACGCAGACGCTACGCGTTCCGTTACCTGCTCGTCCTCGCGGTGCTCGCGACGGCTGTCTACGCGGCCACCTGGGCGCTCGGGTTCGAGATGTACTGGTACGTTCCCCTCCTGGGAGTGCCCCTCGCACCGGTCGCCGCCCACTACAAGTGGGCCTCGCGCGGGTACTTTCTGGGGGCCGACCACGTCGGTACCCGGACGGGGTTCTGGAACCGCACTACGCGGGTCGTACCCTACTACCGCGTCCAGAACGTCATCGAGACCCAGACGTTCCTCCAGCGCCGGTGGCGCCTCGCGTCAGTGCTCGTCGACACCGCGGGCACGAGCGGTCTCGTCGGCGGTGACGCCCGCGCGCTCGACCTCGACAGCGGAGGGGCCACCGGACTCCGGGAGACGGTCGGCGACCGGCTTCAGACGGCCCTTCGAAAGCGAAAGCGCGACAGCGCACGCGCCGGGCGAGAGCGACGGATCGACCGGGCGATTCCGCGATTCGAGGACGCATGAGCCGGTGCGTTCTGGCGGGCCGAGTCTCGGCGCTCCTCGCGCCCGCGGTCGCGGCCGTCGCCATCGTCGGTGCGACGCTTTCGGCCCCGGAGTTCTCGTGGGCGGGCGACGCCCTCTCGGATCTCGGCGCACCGGGCGCGCCGACCGCGTGGCTGTTCAACGGCGGGCTGATCGTCGCCGGCGTGCTGGGTCTCCCGTTCGCGGCGGTCCTCGTCGCGAGTGCCCGCCACCGCCTCGATTGGCTCGTCGCCGCAGTGCTGGCTCTCACCCTCGGGACACTGGCGGGCGTTGGCCTCTTTCCGAGCGGTCATCCGTACCACCTCCCGGTCGCCGCCGGCTTCTATCTGGGGGCGACGCTCACGCTCTGGATCGACGGGACGACCGGGGTCCTGACCGACGAGCCACGATTCGGGCTCGCGGCGATCTGGCTCGCGAACCTACACGTCCTCCAGTGGCTCGCGTGGGCCGCCGGCCTCCGGGTGGGGCCGGGCCTCGCGATCCCCGAGACGATCGGCGCAGCCCTGTTCGCGGTCTGGGTGCTCGGGCGTGTGGACTGATTGTGAAGCGTTGGGTAGGTTATTTAATCCATACGAAATATACCGAAATATGATCGACAACGAAGCCCTCACCGGTGGGCTCGTGATCGGGATCATCCCCCCATTTGTACTCTCTCTCGACGGGTTCTGGGACCCGTGGCTCGTCT from Halalkalicoccus subterraneus encodes the following:
- a CDS encoding DUF998 domain-containing protein yields the protein MSRCVLAGRVSALLAPAVAAVAIVGATLSAPEFSWAGDALSDLGAPGAPTAWLFNGGLIVAGVLGLPFAAVLVASARHRLDWLVAAVLALTLGTLAGVGLFPSGHPYHLPVAAGFYLGATLTLWIDGTTGVLTDEPRFGLAAIWLANLHVLQWLAWAAGLRVGPGLAIPETIGAALFAVWVLGRVD